CTCGGTGTCGATGGCCGTGCTGCTGGAGCTGCGCTACCGAGGTCTTCGGGCGCCGCACAAGCTCAAGCTCGGAGTGTCTGGCTGCGCGCGCGAATGCGCGGAGGCCCGGGCTAAGGATGCCGGGGTGATCGCGACCGAGAAGGGCTGGAACCTCTATGTCGGCGGCAATGGCGGCTTCACTCCGCGGCATGCGCAGCTGCTGGCCGAGGACCTCGACGACGCCGGGCTGATCCAAGCGATCGATCGGTTCTTCATGTACTACATCCGCACCGCTGACCGCCTGCAGCGCACCGCACCGTGGCTCGAAGACCTCGAGGGCGGGCTCGATCATCTACGCGAAGTGGTTTTTGACGACTCCCTCGGTATCGCAGGGGATCTCGACGCGGCTATGGCGCAGCACGTGGCGTCGTACTCCGACGAGTGGCGCGACGTGCTCGAGGACCCGGTCAAGCTCGCCGCGTTCAGCTCCTTCGTAAACGCGCCTGGGACGGCCGACCCGGACCTCGCGTACGTCGACGAACGCGGGCAGCGGCGCCCGGCCGATCGCGAGCCGGTCGTCGTGGCCGGTCCGAAGATCCCGGTGTTTGCAGGCGGAGACGGACGGCCCGAGGGGGAGCAGCATCATGTGGACTGAGATCTGTGCGCTGGAGGAGCTGCGGCCCGAGCGTGCGGTAGCCGCGCTGGTGGGGCATCCGGCCGACGGGCTGGCGCAGGTCGCGGTCGTGCTACTGGCTGACGGCTCGCTGCACTGCGTGGGCCACTACGACCCATATAGCAAGGCAAACGTCATCGCCCGCGGTATCGTCGGCACGAGAGAGGTCTCCGGCGAGGTCATC
The nucleotide sequence above comes from Epidermidibacterium keratini. Encoded proteins:
- a CDS encoding nitrite reductase (NAD(P)H) small subunit, with protein sequence MWTEICALEELRPERAVAALVGHPADGLAQVAVVLLADGSLHCVGHYDPYSKANVIARGIVGTREVSGEVIPTITSPMYKQTFDLRTGDALDDPDVGIGAWRVEVRDGTVGISGQLLPQRVGRRDG